One window from the genome of Pseudomonadota bacterium encodes:
- a CDS encoding DUF2254 domain-containing protein — protein MHEAQRRKYGSYGWAVVLLATAAVSIGGYGIVYALDNPGGTVGGFFDLAFRSAGASAFSNMPEVIAGVLGIAITVVAIIVELASNRYTSRITELFIASHVNQGVLGFFVVTCLLCVWTALTGRSADADPHYGSLVATITITTCLLMLLPYFAFVFAFLNPHNIIDRMAGAALAAIRRAGRGGIACPRQRQLAVRSVEQLADVALNAFESKDKVICMHAVDSLGGLMRDYLSVKRAFGGAFFSLDAMIRENPDFVSMQDDVFAGIESGRFWFEMKILRQYQMLYGETLNRARDINYLIAINTRKTAEEAMALDEAEVVALAVKFFNTYMRATINGQDVRTAYNVLNQYRLLAEAALRNGREEIALEIARRFQYYGQLGFGAGLRFVLETAAYDLCRLNELAFELASPRRRELLGIFLEVDKEAEEGHDLEASLRGVRKAQVKLATFYLMRGDEAAARVIFDDMRAELPSRLASIRGELAGITERDFWEISDRGVNFDYLEPGRRAALDVFFEWFRAPEGAAQPASRDGAG, from the coding sequence ATGCACGAAGCGCAGCGCCGCAAATACGGCTCCTACGGCTGGGCCGTCGTCCTGCTCGCCACCGCTGCCGTCAGCATCGGCGGATACGGGATCGTCTACGCGCTCGACAACCCGGGTGGAACCGTCGGCGGGTTCTTCGATCTCGCGTTCCGATCCGCGGGCGCGAGCGCGTTCAGCAACATGCCCGAGGTGATAGCCGGCGTGCTCGGCATCGCGATCACGGTCGTGGCGATCATCGTCGAGCTCGCCTCGAACCGCTACACCTCGCGGATCACCGAGCTGTTCATCGCCTCCCACGTCAACCAGGGCGTGCTCGGCTTCTTCGTCGTCACCTGCCTTCTGTGCGTCTGGACCGCGCTCACGGGGAGGTCCGCCGACGCCGATCCGCACTACGGGAGCCTGGTCGCAACGATCACGATCACGACGTGCCTGCTCATGCTGCTGCCGTACTTTGCGTTCGTCTTCGCGTTCCTGAACCCGCACAACATCATCGACCGCATGGCGGGCGCCGCGCTCGCCGCGATCCGGAGAGCCGGCCGCGGCGGGATCGCCTGCCCACGCCAGCGGCAGCTCGCGGTGCGGAGCGTCGAGCAGCTCGCGGACGTCGCCCTCAACGCGTTCGAGAGCAAGGACAAGGTCATCTGCATGCACGCCGTCGACAGCCTCGGCGGCCTCATGCGCGACTACCTCTCCGTCAAGCGCGCCTTCGGCGGCGCGTTCTTCTCGCTCGACGCGATGATCCGCGAGAACCCGGACTTCGTCTCGATGCAGGACGACGTGTTCGCCGGGATCGAGAGCGGGCGTTTCTGGTTCGAGATGAAGATCCTGCGCCAGTACCAGATGCTCTACGGCGAGACGCTCAACCGGGCGCGGGACATCAACTACCTGATCGCGATCAACACGCGGAAGACCGCCGAGGAGGCGATGGCGCTCGACGAGGCCGAGGTCGTCGCGCTCGCGGTCAAGTTCTTCAACACGTACATGCGGGCGACGATCAACGGGCAGGACGTCCGCACCGCCTACAACGTGCTCAACCAGTATCGGCTCCTCGCCGAGGCCGCGCTGCGCAACGGGCGGGAGGAGATCGCGCTGGAGATCGCGCGGCGGTTCCAGTACTACGGCCAGCTCGGGTTCGGCGCGGGGCTGCGCTTCGTGCTCGAGACGGCGGCGTACGACCTGTGCCGGCTGAACGAGCTCGCGTTCGAGCTCGCGAGCCCCCGGCGCCGCGAGCTGCTCGGGATCTTCCTCGAGGTCGACAAGGAAGCCGAGGAGGGGCACGATCTCGAGGCGTCGCTGCGCGGCGTGCGCAAGGCGCAGGTGAAGCTCGCGACGTTCTACCTCATGCGCGGCGACGAGGCCGCGGCCCGCGTGATCTTCGACGACATGCGCGCCGAGCTCCCGTCGCGCCTCGCGTCGATCCGCGGCGAGCTCGCGGGGATCACGGAGCGCGACTTCTGGGAGATCAGCGATCGCGGGGTCAACTTCGACTATCTCGAGCCCGGCCGCCGAGCTGCGCTCGACGTGTTCTTCGAATGGTTCCGGGCGCCCGAGGGCGCCGCGCAGCCCGCGTCCCGAGACGGGGCCGGGTGA
- a CDS encoding FHA domain-containing protein gives MFTITVAEKGGSQRRMEFDEDVITIGRVQGNHIVLPRGNVSKQHARLEHRGGELRLTDLNSTNGTYINGRRITETALVVTGDKVYIGEFIIGFEDVSAAEASAARPIPSPPAQEAAPKLPVPRAKVAPVRPSKRLADATVPSPVPSTAAAAAPPRPAPRPTEEPAVFSSVDPSAAHAPAPLPRPSTTPRPAPAAPKPQPAAPQPAIPAPATDAHVEQLLEALARQVKRIELGKLPARVDEGTAGKVRIVLRETVDELVSHGKLPPTHETERLLSRAFRAAVDLGPLSAWLEDAEVREIRILSADTVLLRRRGGWSPAGFGFVGEDALAEALRCLGSGVPGRDEGGVPGLVRYRLEDGAMVLAALPPVASSGTSASIYKNLSPRIRDAAGAVTGFDGEMRAALEKAVIGRSRIAVVGSALPYRLSAVADVVRLIPATEVIVGVEDIPLLGFGGPRRVGLAAHGLRKGELRAAGLGSLLPRAVDLSPEWIAACGAWWDDVPELIACAAGRKGFVAELPLTAERALDHELASGLAAAGIAAWPEQAARLLVSAFDIIAVADVSAAGEPIVTKLIRPGLAGTEWAPKVFCERAG, from the coding sequence ATGTTCACGATCACGGTCGCGGAGAAGGGTGGAAGCCAGCGCCGCATGGAGTTCGACGAGGACGTCATCACCATCGGCCGGGTCCAGGGCAACCACATCGTGCTGCCCCGCGGCAACGTCTCGAAGCAGCACGCGCGGCTCGAGCACCGCGGCGGCGAGCTCCGCCTCACCGATCTCAACAGCACGAACGGCACGTACATCAACGGGCGGCGGATCACCGAGACCGCGCTCGTCGTGACCGGCGACAAGGTCTACATCGGCGAGTTCATCATCGGGTTCGAGGACGTCTCCGCCGCCGAGGCATCCGCCGCTCGGCCGATCCCGAGCCCGCCCGCCCAGGAGGCCGCGCCCAAGCTGCCCGTGCCGCGCGCCAAGGTCGCGCCCGTGCGGCCGTCGAAGCGCCTCGCCGACGCGACAGTCCCCTCGCCCGTCCCGTCCACCGCCGCCGCGGCCGCGCCGCCGCGGCCCGCGCCGCGGCCCACCGAGGAGCCGGCGGTCTTCTCCTCCGTGGATCCGAGCGCCGCGCACGCCCCGGCGCCGCTGCCGCGCCCGTCGACCACGCCGAGGCCGGCGCCGGCGGCGCCGAAGCCGCAGCCGGCGGCGCCGCAACCGGCGATCCCGGCCCCGGCCACCGACGCCCACGTCGAGCAGCTTCTCGAGGCGCTCGCGCGGCAGGTGAAGCGGATCGAGCTCGGCAAGCTGCCCGCGCGCGTGGACGAGGGCACCGCGGGCAAGGTGCGGATCGTGCTGCGGGAGACGGTCGACGAGCTCGTGAGCCACGGCAAGCTCCCGCCCACGCACGAGACGGAGCGGCTCCTCTCCCGCGCGTTCCGCGCCGCGGTCGACCTCGGCCCGCTCTCGGCGTGGCTCGAGGACGCCGAGGTCAGGGAGATCCGCATCCTGAGCGCGGACACGGTCCTCCTGCGCCGACGCGGCGGCTGGTCGCCCGCCGGCTTCGGGTTCGTGGGAGAGGACGCGCTGGCCGAGGCGCTGCGGTGCCTCGGGTCGGGCGTCCCGGGCCGCGACGAGGGCGGGGTCCCGGGGCTCGTGCGCTACCGCCTCGAGGACGGCGCCATGGTGCTCGCCGCGCTCCCGCCGGTCGCGTCGTCCGGCACCTCGGCGTCGATCTACAAGAACCTCTCGCCGAGGATCCGGGACGCCGCGGGCGCGGTGACCGGCTTCGACGGCGAGATGCGCGCGGCGCTCGAGAAGGCCGTGATCGGAAGGTCGCGGATCGCGGTCGTGGGATCGGCGCTCCCGTACCGCCTCTCCGCGGTCGCGGACGTCGTGCGGCTCATCCCGGCGACCGAGGTGATCGTCGGCGTCGAGGACATCCCGCTGCTCGGCTTCGGCGGCCCGCGCCGCGTCGGGCTCGCCGCGCACGGGCTGCGCAAGGGCGAGCTCCGCGCCGCGGGGCTGGGGTCGCTCCTTCCCCGCGCCGTGGATCTCAGCCCGGAGTGGATCGCCGCCTGCGGCGCGTGGTGGGACGACGTGCCCGAGCTGATCGCGTGCGCCGCCGGGCGCAAGGGGTTCGTCGCCGAGCTGCCGCTCACCGCCGAGCGCGCGCTGGACCACGAGCTCGCCTCCGGGCTCGCGGCGGCCGGGATCGCGGCGTGGCCGGAGCAGGCCGCGAGGCTCCTCGTGTCCGCGTTCGACATCATCGCGGTGGCGGACGTGTCCGCCGCCGGCGAGCCGATCGTGACGAAGCTGATCCGGCCCGGCCTCGCGGGCACGGAGTGGGCGCCGAAGGTCTTCTGTGAGCGCGCCGGCTAG
- a CDS encoding HEAT repeat domain-containing protein — translation MCIHRHVIFGFVLAAAAALAAAAAAQTDAQPLPEGLFSAEPTTRVAAIAEVEAQRHASAADKLASMARSDAVAEVREAACRALGTLMATAHAELLQFVATGDANDAVRAAAARALRQIRGEPEPIAKPFLPPAPDAAAPAAEVDDAHKSPELVKPEEEEIQTLHFAFGFGSMGGYGLAAINMRGRIPVPARYLPWIGLEIGGGWSPPQVYVIVSGLMDPVTADDARWKLISGGAAVLFYLHRNHYIPLRGGFDMGQGPYGQIGYGFEMLNAEGFFSWGLELGLHVHFASDKFAREIVDPEDYSDGNGPDIWVVAPFVRFVLHFYLI, via the coding sequence ATGTGCATTCATCGCCACGTGATCTTCGGGTTCGTTCTCGCCGCGGCGGCCGCACTTGCCGCGGCGGCGGCCGCGCAGACCGACGCGCAGCCGCTGCCCGAGGGGCTGTTCTCGGCGGAGCCGACCACGCGCGTCGCCGCGATCGCCGAGGTCGAGGCGCAGCGCCACGCGAGCGCCGCGGACAAGCTCGCCTCCATGGCGCGCTCGGACGCCGTCGCCGAGGTGCGCGAGGCCGCGTGCCGCGCGCTCGGGACGCTCATGGCGACCGCGCACGCCGAGCTCCTCCAGTTCGTCGCCACGGGCGACGCCAACGACGCGGTCCGCGCGGCGGCCGCGCGGGCGCTGCGGCAGATCCGCGGCGAGCCCGAGCCGATCGCGAAGCCGTTCCTCCCCCCGGCGCCGGACGCGGCGGCGCCTGCGGCGGAGGTCGACGACGCGCACAAGTCGCCCGAGCTCGTGAAGCCCGAGGAGGAGGAGATCCAGACCCTGCACTTCGCCTTCGGGTTCGGCTCCATGGGCGGCTACGGCCTCGCGGCGATCAACATGCGCGGCCGGATCCCGGTGCCCGCGAGGTACCTCCCCTGGATCGGCCTCGAGATCGGCGGCGGCTGGAGCCCGCCCCAGGTCTACGTCATCGTCTCCGGGCTCATGGATCCGGTGACCGCCGACGACGCGCGGTGGAAGCTGATCTCCGGCGGCGCGGCGGTTCTGTTCTACCTGCACCGAAACCACTACATTCCGCTCCGCGGCGGGTTCGACATGGGCCAGGGCCCGTACGGGCAGATCGGCTACGGCTTCGAGATGCTGAACGCCGAGGGGTTCTTCTCGTGGGGCCTGGAGCTCGGCCTGCACGTTCATTTCGCGTCCGACAAGTTCGCGCGGGAGATCGTCGATCCGGAGGACTATTCGGACGGCAACGGTCCCGACATCTGGGTCGTGGCGCCGTTCGTGCGCTTCGTGCTGCACTTCTATCTGATCTGA